The genomic DNA GGTCGAGAAGCCTGTCCGCTTTTTCCTTGCGTTCAGCAGAAGTGCCTATGCCGTGAATATCCAGTCCTTCCCGTATGATGGAGCGAACTTTCTGACGTGGATTCAATGACGAGTACGGGTCTTGAAAAATCATTTGTATCTGGCGGCGGAGGTCTTTTTCTTTCCACTCGCTGAGTCGGCGGCCCTGAAAGAGAATTTCACCGGACGTGGTACTTTCCAGTCCCATGATGCATTTGGCCAGAGTGGATTTGCCGCAACCGGATTCTCCTACCAGTCCGAGGGTTTCTCCTTTGTTCACGGTCAGGTTGATGCCGTCCACGGCACGCACGGTGTCGGACTTGAGACCCATGAGGCCGCTTGTCACCTTGAAATGTTTGCTGACGTCGAGCAGTTCGAGAAAGGCGGAAATGGCAGTGTCCTCCTATTCGTACAGCCAGCAGCGTACGTGCCGGCCGGGTTCTGCTTCCATGAGCGGAGGCTGGATGAGTGAACATTTCGCATGCGCGTGAGGGCAGCGTGGGTGGAAGCTGCATCCCGCCGGTCGGTCGAAAATGCTTGGTACGATACCGGGAATCGGGGTCAGGTCTGTTTTGTCTCCCATGGTCGGGACCGAGGCGAGCAGACCTTGCGTGTATGGATGAAGTGGTTTCGCATACAGTGATTTGCTGGTTGAAAGTTCAACGATTTTGCCGGAGTACATGACGGCGACCCGTTGGGCCATGCGGGCGACCACGCCGAGATCATGTGTGATGAGCATGAGCGATCCATTCATGCGTTCCTTGAGGTCGTTCATCAGGTCGATAATCTGGCTCTGGATGGTGACGTCGAGGGCCGTGGTCGGTTCGTCGGCAATGAGAATGTCCGGGTTGCAGGCGAGGGCCATTGCGATCATCACCCGCTGTCGCATGCCGCCGGAAAGTTCATGCGGATATGCCCGTGCTATTTTGGCCGGATTCGGAATACCGACGAGTTCCAGGGCAGAGACGGCTTTTTCCAGCGCTTCGGCTTTGCCGTATCCCTGATGGAGGCGGAGCGGTTCGGCGATCTGGTCGTTGATGCGGAACACCGGATTGAGCGCGGTCATGGGTTCCTGAAAGATCATGGAGATGTGGTTGCCCCGTATGGTGCGTAGCTCGTTTTCCTCCATATCGAGAAGGTCTTGCCCTCGGTAGAGAATGCTGCCTTCAGTGACACGACCGGGCGGGTCGGGTATGAGTCCGAGTATGGACAGGGCCAGTACGGTTTTCCCGCAGCCGGATTCGCCGACCACGGCGAGGGTTTCTCCTTGCATAAAGGCAAGGCTGACGGTATCCACCGCCTTGGCAATGCCCTGAGGCGAGGAAAAGCAGGTTGTCAGCTTGCGTATGTCCAGAAGCGGGGTGCTCATAATGAATTCCACAGGTTCTCCGTTTGAGTCCATATACGGCATATCGCGGTGAACGTAAACGATATCGGGGATATGAAATGGCGAAGGTAGTTATTGTCGGCGGCGGTTTGGCTGGATGTGATTGTGCATGGCAGCTTGCCGAGGCGGGCGTTGCGGTTGAATTGTATGAAATGAAACCGGAAAAGCACTCCGAGGCGCATACCGAGGACGGACTGGCAGAGCTGGTCTGTTCCAATTCATTTCGTGCGACCGGACCTGCGGCAGCCATCGGCCTGCTCAAGGAAGAGATGCAGGCGCTTGGCAGTCTGATCATGGAAGCCGCTCATGCCACCAAGGTTCCTGCGGGCGGTGCCTTGGCTGTTGATAGGGCGCTTTTCTCCGATTACATCACCGATAAAATCGAGAATCATGCCAATATCAGCGTGATTCGCAAAGAAGTCACTTCCCTTGATGCCGAGGAATTGGCCGGTGCTGACGGCGTCGTCATCGCGGCTGGTCCTCTTGCCAGTCCCGAACTGACTGAAAGCCTTATTCAGGCTGTTGGCAACGAACGGTTGTATTTCTATGATGCCATCGCCCCGATCATTTCCCGTGATTCCGTGGACTTCGACAAGGCGTTCTGGGGTTCTCGCTGGAAGCCCGAGGATGATGATTACCTGAATTGCCCCATGGACGAGGACGAATACAAGGCGTTCGTGGCTGCACTTCTTGAGGGTGAGAAGGTCAAACCCCGCGAGTTTGAGAAGGAAAAGCATTTCGAGGCGTGCCTGCCGGTGGAAGCCATGGCAGAGCGAGGGGAGATGACGTTGGCTTTCGGACCTCTCAAGCCGGTGGGCTTCGTCGATCCCAAGACCGGGGAGCGTCCGTTCGCCATTGTGCAGTTACGCACCGAGAACAAGGAAAAGACCGCGTTCAATCTCGTCGGGTTTCAGACAAAACTCAAATATCCCGAGCAGAAACGGATATTCCGCATGATTCCCGGATTGGAGAACGCCGAGTTTCTCCGGCTTGGCTCCATTCACCGCAATACGTATGTCAACGCGCCGGACGTGCTGAACGAGCACCTTGAACTTAAGGCGCGGCCCGGATTTTATCTTGCCGGACAGATTACGGGTGTCGAAGGGTATCTGGAGTCTGCTGCCTGTGGGCTTTGGCTTGGCTTGTCGCTGGCGAAACAGCTTGGCGGCGGATCAGTGGCTAATCCGCCGAAGGAGACGGCTCTGGGGGCGCTTCTGGGGCATTTGGGCACGCAGCCGGACAAGGAGTTTCAGCCGTCTAATGTAAATTTCGGCCTGATGCCGGGACTCAAAAAGAAAATGAAGAAGAAGCTTCGCAAGGAAGCATACGGCAAAAGGGCGCAGGAAGCCTTTGCCGCATGGCTTGCCGAGACCAGACTGGCCGGATGATAATCCGCCCGGACCGTTACGGCCCGGACGGGTCACCTGATGCCGTCGCATAAGGAAGATTCGTCGACTACAGGGAGCCGGTGGCCTGAATGACCTTACCCTGTGCGTTGTAGACCGGAGAGGCCTCAAGCTTGACGAGTTTTCTCGCCTTGGATGGATCCACCATCACTTCGCGTTCAAGCCGCTGCTTGCGAATGTTTTTCATTTCCTGTGC from uncultured Pseudodesulfovibrio sp. includes the following:
- a CDS encoding ABC transporter ATP-binding protein: MSTPLLDIRKLTTCFSSPQGIAKAVDTVSLAFMQGETLAVVGESGCGKTVLALSILGLIPDPPGRVTEGSILYRGQDLLDMEENELRTIRGNHISMIFQEPMTALNPVFRINDQIAEPLRLHQGYGKAEALEKAVSALELVGIPNPAKIARAYPHELSGGMRQRVMIAMALACNPDILIADEPTTALDVTIQSQIIDLMNDLKERMNGSLMLITHDLGVVARMAQRVAVMYSGKIVELSTSKSLYAKPLHPYTQGLLASVPTMGDKTDLTPIPGIVPSIFDRPAGCSFHPRCPHAHAKCSLIQPPLMEAEPGRHVRCWLYE
- the trmFO gene encoding methylenetetrahydrofolate--tRNA-(uracil(54)-C(5))-methyltransferase (FADH(2)-oxidizing) TrmFO, with amino-acid sequence MAKVVIVGGGLAGCDCAWQLAEAGVAVELYEMKPEKHSEAHTEDGLAELVCSNSFRATGPAAAIGLLKEEMQALGSLIMEAAHATKVPAGGALAVDRALFSDYITDKIENHANISVIRKEVTSLDAEELAGADGVVIAAGPLASPELTESLIQAVGNERLYFYDAIAPIISRDSVDFDKAFWGSRWKPEDDDYLNCPMDEDEYKAFVAALLEGEKVKPREFEKEKHFEACLPVEAMAERGEMTLAFGPLKPVGFVDPKTGERPFAIVQLRTENKEKTAFNLVGFQTKLKYPEQKRIFRMIPGLENAEFLRLGSIHRNTYVNAPDVLNEHLELKARPGFYLAGQITGVEGYLESAACGLWLGLSLAKQLGGGSVANPPKETALGALLGHLGTQPDKEFQPSNVNFGLMPGLKKKMKKKLRKEAYGKRAQEAFAAWLAETRLAG